In the genome of Montipora foliosa isolate CH-2021 chromosome 3, ASM3666993v2, whole genome shotgun sequence, one region contains:
- the LOC137994716 gene encoding putative nuclease HARBI1: MTLYYLKDQGSLRMTANSFGVAICTLSVVLRKVCALITRELGPRYIALPSTEEEMGQLLKKMEEKFGFPQAFACIDGTHIPIKQPSDNAHDFFSYKMKYTINVQGVCDSSGKFIDVDARWPGSLHDARVFSQSRINRMLREEELPMMYKRLLPGDDKVPVILLADPAYPLLPYCMKEYSSPRNNEEVIFNNMLRSARNTIECAYGRLKTRWQVLNKRLDIGLKDVPNMVYACFVLHNICEINGMTVDEEDVQRQIARDREAQPLTLPDRLYNFNSAEGVQVLPLLGKSNKRQSIKWKHIQQYYYHCCVQRPGQMEWGWECMTLVMNFENDHLRLGSWEDFLQNHAPWYMHEFHA, translated from the exons ATGACACTTTATTACTTGAAAGATCAGGGGTCTTTGCGAATGACTGCTAATAGTTTCGGCGTGGCAATATGCACCCTATCTGTTGTGTTGCGAAAG GTATGTGCCTTGATTACAAGGGAACTGGGGCCAAGGTATATTGCATTACCAAGCACTGAAGAAGAAATGGGCCAACTTCTTAAGAAAATGGAAGAGAAGTTTGGGTTTCCGCAAGCCTTTGCCTGCATCGATGGAACACATATTCCCATAAAACAACCCAGTGACAATGCACATGACTTTTTCTCCTACAAAATGAAATATACTATTAATGTGCAAGGGGTTTGTGACAGCAGTGGGAAGTTCATTGATGTTGATGCCAGGTGGCCAGGCAGTCTCCATGATGCTAGAGTCTTTTCTCAGTCCCGTATCAACAGAATGTTACGTGAAGAAGAACTCCCTATGATGTACAAGAGACTTTTACCAGGTGATGATAAAGTCCCAGTGATTCTACTTGCCGATCCTGCATATCCTTTATTACCATACTGTATGAAAGAGTACTCCAGCCCCAGAAATAATGAAGAAGTGATATTTAACAATATGCTTCGCTCTGCTAGGAATACAATTGAATGTGCATATGGTAGGCTAAAGACAAGATGGCAGGTTTTAAACAAAAGGCTGGACATTGGACTGAAAGATGTGCCAAACATGGTGTATGCATGTTTTGTGTTACATAACATTTGTGAAATTAATGGCATGACTGTTGATGAAGAGGATGTTCAACGCCAAATTGCCAGAGACAGGGAAGCGCAACCTCTCACACTACCTGACAGGCTGTACAACTTCAATTCTGCTGAAGGTGTTCAA GTGTTGCCCCTCCTGGGAAAATCAAACAAAAGGCAATCCATTAAGTG GAAGCATATCCAGCAGTACTACTACCATTGCTGTGTACAGAGACCTGGTCAGATGGAGTGGGGCTGGGAGTGTATGACCTTGGTGATGAACTTTGAAAATGACCATCTTCGCCTGGGAAGTTGGGAGGACTTCTTACAAAATCATGCCCCATGGTATATGCATGAGTTCCATGCATAG